From a single Phaenicophaeus curvirostris isolate KB17595 chromosome 8, BPBGC_Pcur_1.0, whole genome shotgun sequence genomic region:
- the LOC138723120 gene encoding dynein axonemal intermediate chain 4-like isoform X1, with translation MTESTQDEIVEPGSQQDPAVSLSDVQVRQEEINEDLTQEDLDRRVDIYLTETETIWMLDMPSVVVSVESEDAGRVQERNRIYVEICKNRPGNDRFVEKTMQTINGATKNKEVQCDEVIMEDKGMLVTSWDLCDSFNILETKPASKAESSRATTGKSSTSHATKEHNQTMSVSSDRGNDFPGSTTSVMILEGAALARIHKVEECHSEAILTSMNFQQNLFFMERILMENIFQPKLAAYRQLPVLIDPDVTSDTSDKVAATKEANQEEQDKEKEDKEEQKEAIIEPSVLSDLKKTLEETVPLRLEQLWSYMCDLTHGHSVSSMTWNKVNPDLLAVGYRAFDFKEQKKGLACCWSLKNPMWPERIFQCKHGVTALDFSMASPNLLAVGLYDGSVAIYDVRSCNDTPLLENSASSNKHTGPVWQLRWVEQDRSATGDGKKERLICISADSRVTEWLIQKRLDCTNLMKIKRTASEKKKISGEKGKKREAPISQQAAGMCFDFHPKDTNVYLTGTEEGYIHKCSCSCDEQFLQTYRGHKGPVYKVTWNPFSTDMFLSCSADWSIILWQQDSQMPILTFSSTTASVHDIMWSPKSVSIFAAANENRVEIWDLSVSIFHPVVSCFASPGAEFTSVLFANNTDCLLVGDSKGEVGVFELQNLAAHSSNKV, from the exons ATGACTGAGTCCACACAAGATGAAATCGTGGAACCTGGTTCTCAACAAGACCCAGCTGTTAGCTTATCTG ATGTGCAGGTGAGGCAAGAGGAGATAAATGAAGATCTGACACAAGAAGACTTAGATAGGAGAGTGGATATTTATCTCACAGAGACAGAAACTATATGGATGTTGGACATGCCATCTGTTGTGGTGTCTGTAGAATCAGAAGATGCTGGCAGAGTTCA gGAACGGAATAGGATTTATGTTGAAATTTGCAAAAACAGACCTGGCAACGATCGCTTTGTAGAAAAAACTATGCAAACCATTAACGGAGCCACAAAGAACAAGGAAGTGCAATGTGACGAAGTCATCATGGAAGATAAAG GGATGTTAGTCACTTCCTGGGACCTGTGCGATTCATTTAACATACTGGAGACAAAACCTGCGTCAAAAGCAGAAAGTAGCAGAGCCACAactgggaaaagcagcacatCTCACGCAACTAAAGAGCACAATCAGactatgtctgtgtcttctgacaGAGGTAATGACTTTCCAG GTAGCACAACCTCTGTAATGATTTTGGAAGGTGCTGCTCTAGCCAGAATCCACAAAGTGGAGGAATGCCATTCAGAGGCTATATTAACATCCATGAACTTTCAGCAGAACTTATTTTTTATGGAGAGGATTCTAATGGAGAACATTTTTCAACCCAAACTTGCAGCTTATCGGCAGCTTCCTGTCCTTATAG ATCCTGATGTTACATCAGACACGAGTGATAAGGTAGCAGCCACGAAAGAAGCTAATCAGGAAGAGCAGgacaaggaaaaggaggataaggaagagcagaaggaagcaATCATTGAGCCATCAGTACTGTCAGATCTAAAGAAAACCCTAGAAGAAACTGTACCTCTCAGACTGGAGCAGCTATGGTCATATATGTGTGATTTAACACATGGTCACAGTGTAAGCAGTATGACTTGGAACAAAGTCAACCCA GATCTTTTAGCTGTGGGTTACAGAGCTTTtgattttaaagaacagaagaaaggcTTGGCTTGCTGTTGGTCACTGAAGAACCCCATG TGGCCAGAGCGTATTTTCCAGTGTAAGCATGGTGTTACTGCTTTGGATTTCTCTATGGCAAGCCCAAATCTTTTAGCAGTTGGTTTGTACGATGGTTCTGTTGCAATCTATGATGTAAGGAGCTGTAATGACACCCCACTTTTGGAGAACAG TGCATCTTCAAATAAACACACAGGTCCTGTATGGCAACTGAGGTGGGTGGAACAAGACAGAAGTGCAACAGGAGATGGCAAGAAAGAGAGATTAATCTGCATCTCAGCAGACAGCCGTGTAACTGAGTGGCTTATACAAAAAAGACTGGACTGCACTA ATTTGATGAAAATAAAGCGAACAGcaagtgagaagaaaaaaatatcaggtgagaaaggaaagaaaagagaagctcCAATATCTCAACAGGCAGCTGGAATGTGCTTTGACTTCCATCCAAAG GATACTAATGTTTATCTTACTGGAACAGAAGAGGGTTATATCCACAAGTGTTCCTGTTCGTGTGACGAACAGTTTCTACAGACATACAGGGGCCATAAG GGCCCCGTGTACAAAGTCACTTGGAATCCATTCAGCACCGACATGTTCCTAAGCTGCTCTGCAGACTGGAGCATTATTTTATGGCAGCAGGATTCACAGATGCCCATTTTAACTTTCAGTTCCACCACTGCTTCTGTTCATGATATTATGTGGTCTCCAAAATCAGTCTCCATATTTGcagcagcaaatgaaaacagagtaGAAATTTGGGATCTTAGTGTCAGCAT CTTCCACCCCGTGGTCTCTTGCTTCGCCAGCCCAGGAGCAGAATTTACCTCTGTGCTCTTTGCCAACAACACCGACTGCCTTCTGGTAGGAGACAGTAAAGGAGAAGTTGGCGTGTTTGAGCTGCAGAACCTGGCTGCTCACAGCAGTAATAAGGTATGA
- the LOC138723120 gene encoding dynein axonemal intermediate chain 4-like isoform X2, which produces MQGPGGGRRPSLVGQGPGASSGSQRQASITSGIFANKETSGRRRSTTSDGKALATGSLLGNQYEIRVFDDEGKDVTPHPLFHSHPKDAVPGQGKFLSSSACCGTTGPVFLSFSMHQTAGVSTSSGSFSRTCGSRSTSISNVSMTESTQDEIVEPGSQQDPAVSLSDVQVRQEEINEDLTQEDLDRRVDIYLTETETIWMLDMPSVVVSVESEDAGRVQERNRIYVEICKNRPGNDRFVEKTMQTINGATKNKEVQCDEVIMEDKGMLVTSWDLCDSFNILETKPASKAESSRATTGKSSTSHATKEHNQTMSVSSDRGSTTSVMILEGAALARIHKVEECHSEAILTSMNFQQNLFFMERILMENIFQPKLAAYRQLPVLIDPDVTSDTSDKVAATKEANQEEQDKEKEDKEEQKEAIIEPSVLSDLKKTLEETVPLRLEQLWSYMCDLTHGHSVSSMTWNKVNPDLLAVGYRAFDFKEQKKGLACCWSLKNPMWPERIFQCKHGVTALDFSMASPNLLAVGLYDGSVAIYDVRSCNDTPLLENSASSNKHTGPVWQLRWVEQDRSATGDGKKERLICISADSRVTEWLIQKRLDCTNLMKIKRTASEKKKISGEKGKKREAPISQQAAGMCFDFHPKDTNVYLTGTEEGYIHKCSCSCDEQFLQTYRGHKGPVYKVTWNPFSTDMFLSCSADWSIILWQQDSQMPILTFSSTTASVHDIMWSPKSVSIFAAANENRVEIWDLSVSIFHPVVSCFASPGAEFTSVLFANNTDCLLVGDSKGEVGVFELQNLAAHSSNKV; this is translated from the exons ATGCAGGGccccggcggcgggcggcggcccTCGCT GGTAGGGCAAGGACCTGGAGCAAGTTCTGGCAGCCAAAGACAAGCGAGCATCACAAGTGGCATCTTTGCAAACAAAGAAACGAGTGGCAGGAGGCGATCCACAACTTCTGATGGCAAAGCTCTGGCCACAGGATCACTCCTGGGGAACCAGTATGAGATACGG gtTTTTGATGACGAAGGAAAGGATGTGACACCCCATCCACTCTTCCATTCACATCCAAAGGATGCTGTACCTGGGCAGGGCAAATTCTTATCATCAAGTGCTTGCTGTGGCACCACAGGAcctgtctttctttctttttcaatgcATCAGACAGCAGGAGTGAGCACAAGTTCAGGTTCGTTCTCAAG GACGTGTGGCAGCAGGAGCACTTCTATATCAAACGTATCAATGACTGAGTCCACACAAGATGAAATCGTGGAACCTGGTTCTCAACAAGACCCAGCTGTTAGCTTATCTG ATGTGCAGGTGAGGCAAGAGGAGATAAATGAAGATCTGACACAAGAAGACTTAGATAGGAGAGTGGATATTTATCTCACAGAGACAGAAACTATATGGATGTTGGACATGCCATCTGTTGTGGTGTCTGTAGAATCAGAAGATGCTGGCAGAGTTCA gGAACGGAATAGGATTTATGTTGAAATTTGCAAAAACAGACCTGGCAACGATCGCTTTGTAGAAAAAACTATGCAAACCATTAACGGAGCCACAAAGAACAAGGAAGTGCAATGTGACGAAGTCATCATGGAAGATAAAG GGATGTTAGTCACTTCCTGGGACCTGTGCGATTCATTTAACATACTGGAGACAAAACCTGCGTCAAAAGCAGAAAGTAGCAGAGCCACAactgggaaaagcagcacatCTCACGCAACTAAAGAGCACAATCAGactatgtctgtgtcttctgacaGAG GTAGCACAACCTCTGTAATGATTTTGGAAGGTGCTGCTCTAGCCAGAATCCACAAAGTGGAGGAATGCCATTCAGAGGCTATATTAACATCCATGAACTTTCAGCAGAACTTATTTTTTATGGAGAGGATTCTAATGGAGAACATTTTTCAACCCAAACTTGCAGCTTATCGGCAGCTTCCTGTCCTTATAG ATCCTGATGTTACATCAGACACGAGTGATAAGGTAGCAGCCACGAAAGAAGCTAATCAGGAAGAGCAGgacaaggaaaaggaggataaggaagagcagaaggaagcaATCATTGAGCCATCAGTACTGTCAGATCTAAAGAAAACCCTAGAAGAAACTGTACCTCTCAGACTGGAGCAGCTATGGTCATATATGTGTGATTTAACACATGGTCACAGTGTAAGCAGTATGACTTGGAACAAAGTCAACCCA GATCTTTTAGCTGTGGGTTACAGAGCTTTtgattttaaagaacagaagaaaggcTTGGCTTGCTGTTGGTCACTGAAGAACCCCATG TGGCCAGAGCGTATTTTCCAGTGTAAGCATGGTGTTACTGCTTTGGATTTCTCTATGGCAAGCCCAAATCTTTTAGCAGTTGGTTTGTACGATGGTTCTGTTGCAATCTATGATGTAAGGAGCTGTAATGACACCCCACTTTTGGAGAACAG TGCATCTTCAAATAAACACACAGGTCCTGTATGGCAACTGAGGTGGGTGGAACAAGACAGAAGTGCAACAGGAGATGGCAAGAAAGAGAGATTAATCTGCATCTCAGCAGACAGCCGTGTAACTGAGTGGCTTATACAAAAAAGACTGGACTGCACTA ATTTGATGAAAATAAAGCGAACAGcaagtgagaagaaaaaaatatcaggtgagaaaggaaagaaaagagaagctcCAATATCTCAACAGGCAGCTGGAATGTGCTTTGACTTCCATCCAAAG GATACTAATGTTTATCTTACTGGAACAGAAGAGGGTTATATCCACAAGTGTTCCTGTTCGTGTGACGAACAGTTTCTACAGACATACAGGGGCCATAAG GGCCCCGTGTACAAAGTCACTTGGAATCCATTCAGCACCGACATGTTCCTAAGCTGCTCTGCAGACTGGAGCATTATTTTATGGCAGCAGGATTCACAGATGCCCATTTTAACTTTCAGTTCCACCACTGCTTCTGTTCATGATATTATGTGGTCTCCAAAATCAGTCTCCATATTTGcagcagcaaatgaaaacagagtaGAAATTTGGGATCTTAGTGTCAGCAT CTTCCACCCCGTGGTCTCTTGCTTCGCCAGCCCAGGAGCAGAATTTACCTCTGTGCTCTTTGCCAACAACACCGACTGCCTTCTGGTAGGAGACAGTAAAGGAGAAGTTGGCGTGTTTGAGCTGCAGAACCTGGCTGCTCACAGCAGTAATAAGGTATGA